The following coding sequences are from one Camarhynchus parvulus chromosome 1, STF_HiC, whole genome shotgun sequence window:
- the NR0B1 gene encoding nuclear receptor subfamily 0 group B member 1, which yields MACRCCAEGRRHSSILYSILRSQEERAGPAAGPAPRGCPCGSRRRVALRSPQVACKAASAVLVKTLRFVQNVPCFQELPLEEQLLLVRSCWAPLLLLGLAQDRVHLETVESAEPSMLQRILTARQHGERPPAAGRPHHGPHLPSAGEIQAIKGFLAKCWSLDISTKEYAYLKGTVLFNPDLPGLQCTQYIEGLQREAQQALNEHIRLIHRGDEARFAKLNVVLSLLRSINANVVAELFFRPIIGAVNMDDMLLEMLCAKL from the exons ATGGCGTGCCGCTGCTGCGCGGAGGGCCGGCGGCACAGCAGCATCCTCTACAGCATCCTCCGCAGCCAGGAGGagcgggcggggccggcggccgggccggcgccccggggctgcccgtGCGGGTCGCGGCGGAGGGTGGCTCTGCGGAGCCCGCAGGTGGCTTGCAAGGCGGCCTCGGCCGTGCTGGTGAAGACGCTGCGCTTCGTGCAGAACGTGCCCTGCTTCCAGGAGCTGCcgctggaggagcagctgctgctggtccGCAGCTGCTGGGcgcccctgctgctgctggggctggcgcAGGACCGGGTGCACCTGGAGACGGTGGAGAGCGCGGAGCCCAGCATGCTGCAGCGCATCCTCACCGCCCGGCAGCACGGCGAGCGGCCGCCGGCAGCGGGCCGGCCGCACCACGGCCCGCACCTGCCCTCGGCCGGCGAGATCCAGGCTATCAAGGGCTTCCTGGCCAAGTGCTGGAGCCTGGACATCAGCACCAAAGAGTACGCTTACCTCAAGGGGACGGTGCTCTTCAACCCGG atctaCCTGGACTGCAGTGTACTCAGTACATTGAAGGATTGCAGAGGGAAGCACAACAAGCTCTAAATGAACACATCAGACTCATTCACAGAGGTGATGAAGCCAGATTTGCCAAGCTGAATGTTGTTCTCTCCTTGTTAAGATCAATTAATGCTAATGTGGTTGCTGAATTATTCTTCAGGCCCATCATTGGAGCAGTGAACATGGATGACATGCTTTTGGAAATGCTTTGTgcaaaattataa